A portion of the Faecalibacterium sp. I3-3-89 genome contains these proteins:
- a CDS encoding response regulator transcription factor, which yields MLRILLVDDEPLVLIGLQGMLEWEKLGYTVCGTARNGKLALELIEREKPDIVIADVKMPVMDGLTLARTCRERNALPAFIMLTSFEEFDYIKQAMGAGVVDYLVKLDLTPENLQTALAKAAEKVKKERALLGELSAQENLAESVRSYQERFFVRLYAGLFPDEAALEQPLQHMELNLASDAYLVASCEIIANTALTPAQQLKLSFSCGRMLETTLQNYLPCYVTGADAMRCNVLFCLTDAQCQKYRTVLRPLLERASQILYNYFTVRLLWAVGRPTGSLLGLARRCRENAHLQPLLTVEQPIQFVEVNEGDATAGKMQVVAQVQEYVKNHLSEKLTLADVAAVFNFSPNYLSQLFGKYGDSGFVEYITETRIAAAKEMLEQGDLKVYEIAEKLGYESAFYFSKVFKKVTGLSPREYQQSI from the coding sequence ATGCTGCGGATATTACTGGTGGATGATGAGCCGCTGGTGCTCATCGGCCTGCAGGGGATGCTGGAATGGGAAAAGCTGGGCTATACCGTCTGCGGCACCGCCCGCAACGGAAAGCTGGCGCTGGAACTCATTGAGCGGGAGAAGCCGGATATCGTCATTGCCGACGTAAAAATGCCGGTGATGGACGGGCTTACCCTTGCCCGCACCTGCCGGGAGCGCAACGCCCTGCCCGCCTTTATCATGCTGACCAGCTTTGAAGAATTTGATTACATCAAGCAGGCCATGGGTGCCGGAGTGGTGGATTATCTGGTCAAGCTGGACCTGACCCCCGAAAACCTGCAAACCGCCCTTGCCAAGGCCGCCGAAAAGGTAAAAAAGGAGCGTGCTTTGCTGGGCGAATTGTCAGCACAGGAAAATCTTGCCGAGAGTGTGCGCAGCTATCAGGAGCGTTTTTTCGTGCGGTTGTACGCCGGGCTGTTCCCGGACGAAGCCGCATTGGAGCAGCCTTTGCAGCACATGGAGCTGAACCTTGCAAGCGACGCCTACCTTGTAGCCAGCTGCGAGATCATCGCCAACACCGCCCTTACCCCCGCCCAGCAGCTGAAGCTGAGTTTTTCCTGCGGGCGGATGCTGGAGACCACCCTGCAAAACTACCTGCCCTGCTATGTGACCGGGGCGGATGCCATGCGCTGCAATGTGCTTTTCTGCCTGACCGATGCCCAGTGCCAAAAATACCGGACGGTACTGCGCCCGCTGCTGGAACGCGCCAGCCAAATTCTATACAACTATTTCACGGTGCGGCTGCTCTGGGCGGTAGGACGCCCCACCGGCTCCCTGCTGGGGCTGGCGCGCCGCTGCCGGGAAAACGCCCACCTACAGCCCCTGCTCACGGTGGAGCAGCCCATCCAGTTCGTGGAGGTCAACGAGGGCGACGCCACCGCCGGGAAGATGCAGGTGGTGGCACAGGTGCAGGAGTATGTTAAGAATCATCTTTCGGAAAAACTGACGCTGGCCGATGTGGCGGCTGTATTCAATTTTTCGCCCAACTACCTCAGCCAGCTGTTCGGCAAATACGGCGACAGCGGCTTTGTGGAGTACATCACCGAGACCCGCATCGCTGCGGCAAAAGAGATGCTGGAACAGGGCGATTTGAAAGTATACGAGATCGCTGAGAAACTGGGGTACGAGAGCGCTTTCTATTTTTCCAAGGTATTCAAAAAGGTCACGGGGCTCAGCCCGCGGGAATACCAGCAAAGTATTTAA
- a CDS encoding heparinase II/III domain-containing protein yields the protein MIQEQLAHLPEFLPDYRPFPPVKEHTAWQGLPLRAKQRFLQAGEAALQTPIAPLPLSLWLDFTHTGRRTPWETAYFSRRARLCALVSAECVEHKGRFLDEIADTVWAICEESAWQLPAHNSYVRDTPQLPLPDTTRPIVDLFAAETGALLALTRYLLPDELDTAAPGITARMERELDARILTPYFTSHFWWMGNGEEPMCNWTSWCTQNVLLTVFLLPTTQQQRKAAVKQAAYSLDCFLKDYGADGCCNEGAQYYRHAGLTLWGCLEILSNVAPEAFRPLFRETKIKNIAEYICNVHVEGPYYLNFGDCSPLAGRCGAREYRFGQAVGSDALQALAAADFRADADPDHLQNPDGSTHINLWYRLTTAFAEQELMEYAAVPQHRSAVWYPSVGIYAARQGSWVLGAKFGSNGDSHNHNDTGSITVYKDGRPFLIDIGVESYTKKTFSPQRYEIWTMQSAWHNLPTFDGVQQLPGAEYAAREVCTEENSITGELAGAYPPIPGLTTYRRSVSVSEQGITLRDETDYPGTVDLTLLTEQQPVPTADGFAVGTLGGIRFDPDAATAAVTAVPITDPRLRTAWPETIYKITLHFQKMLKLELY from the coding sequence ATGATACAGGAACAGCTTGCTCATCTGCCGGAATTTCTTCCCGATTACCGGCCCTTTCCCCCTGTCAAAGAGCACACCGCATGGCAGGGGCTGCCCCTGCGGGCAAAGCAGCGCTTTTTGCAGGCGGGGGAAGCCGCGCTGCAAACGCCCATTGCGCCCCTGCCGCTCTCGCTCTGGCTGGATTTCACCCACACTGGGCGGCGCACCCCATGGGAGACGGCTTACTTTTCCCGCCGGGCGCGGCTGTGCGCGCTGGTAAGTGCCGAGTGTGTGGAGCACAAAGGGCGCTTTCTGGATGAAATTGCCGATACCGTATGGGCGATCTGCGAGGAAAGTGCATGGCAGCTGCCCGCCCACAACAGTTATGTGCGGGACACCCCGCAGCTGCCCCTGCCGGACACCACCCGCCCCATCGTGGATTTATTTGCCGCCGAGACCGGCGCGCTTCTGGCGCTGACCCGGTACTTACTGCCCGATGAGCTGGATACTGCCGCGCCGGGCATCACGGCGAGGATGGAGCGGGAGCTGGACGCCCGCATCCTGACGCCTTATTTTACAAGCCACTTCTGGTGGATGGGCAACGGCGAAGAGCCTATGTGTAACTGGACGAGCTGGTGCACTCAGAATGTGCTGCTCACCGTTTTTCTGCTGCCCACCACCCAGCAGCAGCGAAAAGCTGCCGTCAAGCAGGCAGCCTACAGCCTCGACTGCTTTTTGAAGGACTACGGCGCGGACGGCTGCTGCAACGAGGGTGCGCAGTATTATCGCCACGCCGGACTGACCCTGTGGGGCTGTCTTGAAATTTTATCCAACGTTGCGCCGGAGGCCTTCCGCCCGCTATTCAGAGAAACAAAGATCAAAAATATCGCGGAGTACATCTGCAATGTCCATGTGGAAGGACCTTACTATCTGAACTTTGGCGATTGCAGCCCCCTGGCCGGGCGCTGCGGTGCACGGGAATACCGCTTTGGACAGGCCGTAGGCAGCGATGCTTTGCAGGCCCTTGCGGCGGCAGATTTCCGCGCCGATGCCGACCCCGACCATTTGCAGAACCCGGACGGCAGCACCCACATCAACCTGTGGTACCGGCTGACCACCGCCTTTGCCGAGCAGGAACTGATGGAATACGCCGCAGTTCCCCAGCATCGTTCTGCAGTATGGTACCCCAGTGTAGGCATTTATGCCGCACGGCAGGGCAGCTGGGTGCTGGGTGCAAAGTTTGGCTCCAACGGCGACAGCCACAACCACAACGATACCGGCAGCATTACCGTGTACAAGGACGGAAGACCGTTTCTCATCGATATCGGAGTGGAGAGCTACACCAAAAAGACCTTCAGCCCTCAGCGGTATGAGATCTGGACGATGCAGAGCGCATGGCACAACCTGCCCACCTTTGACGGCGTGCAGCAGCTGCCCGGCGCGGAATACGCTGCCCGGGAGGTGTGCACCGAGGAAAATAGCATCACCGGCGAACTGGCGGGCGCGTACCCGCCCATCCCGGGGCTTACCACCTACCGCCGCAGCGTATCTGTCAGCGAACAGGGCATCACCCTGCGGGACGAAACAGACTATCCCGGCACAGTAGACCTGACCCTGCTCACCGAGCAGCAACCCGTCCCCACTGCGGACGGCTTTGCGGTGGGCACACTGGGCGGCATCCGCTTTGACCCGGACGCCGCAACGGCTGCTGTTACGGCGGTGCCTATCACCGACCCGCGCCTGCGCACCGCATGGCCGGAAACGATCTATAAGATCACCCTGCATTTCCAAAAAATGCTGAAGCTCGAACTGTACTAA
- a CDS encoding ABC transporter substrate-binding protein, protein MKKISRRSFLTAAAACGAAAALSACGGSSASSTAASSTAGSTAASAAAGPVTLQWSVWDKESTPYWQAMADGYMASHKDVTIEMVDLGSSDYMTVLATQLAGSADLDIVTIKDIPGYANLINLDYLKPLNEVLTRDTGDFNGTIEQLTTDDGNFYAVPFRSDFWVLYYNKDLFDAAGVEYPSNDLTMEDYDALARKMTSGSGDTKVYGCHYHTWRSAASLFSILDGKNTIIDGTYDFMKPTYDMVIAQQKDGICMDYGYLKTSSLHYSAAFENQQCAMVNMGSWFISTLEAYMKDAETKFNWGIVKYPHPAGAEAGSTLGTVTSLAINADSPKAEAAADFINWCVSEEGAQAIAKTGTFPACGSAATAEIIKSTEGFPEDSNSVDALTTSNVYLEMPYTQYASDIETILNAEHDAIMTMSETVDEGIQNMNDQVPAVLG, encoded by the coding sequence ATGAAAAAGATCTCTCGTCGTTCGTTCCTTACCGCTGCCGCTGCCTGCGGCGCAGCTGCTGCCCTGAGCGCCTGTGGCGGCTCTTCTGCAAGCTCCACCGCTGCTTCCTCCACTGCCGGTTCCACCGCTGCTTCCGCAGCCGCAGGCCCTGTTACCCTGCAGTGGTCAGTGTGGGATAAGGAGTCCACTCCCTACTGGCAGGCCATGGCCGACGGCTACATGGCAAGCCACAAGGACGTGACCATCGAGATGGTGGATCTGGGCTCCAGCGATTACATGACCGTTCTGGCTACCCAGCTGGCCGGCAGCGCTGATCTGGATATCGTGACCATCAAGGATATCCCCGGCTACGCAAACCTGATCAATCTGGACTACCTCAAGCCTCTGAATGAGGTGCTGACCCGCGACACCGGCGATTTCAACGGCACCATCGAGCAGCTGACCACCGATGACGGCAACTTCTACGCCGTGCCCTTCCGCAGCGACTTCTGGGTGCTGTACTACAACAAGGATCTGTTTGATGCTGCCGGTGTGGAGTATCCCTCCAATGACCTGACAATGGAAGATTACGATGCTCTGGCCCGCAAGATGACCAGCGGCTCCGGCGACACCAAGGTCTATGGCTGCCACTACCACACCTGGCGCTCTGCCGCTTCTCTGTTCTCCATTCTGGACGGCAAAAACACCATCATCGACGGCACCTACGACTTCATGAAGCCCACCTACGATATGGTCATTGCCCAGCAGAAGGACGGCATCTGCATGGACTACGGCTACCTCAAGACCTCTTCTCTGCACTACTCCGCAGCCTTTGAGAACCAGCAGTGCGCAATGGTCAACATGGGCAGCTGGTTCATCTCCACGCTGGAAGCTTACATGAAGGATGCCGAGACCAAGTTCAACTGGGGCATCGTCAAGTACCCGCACCCCGCCGGTGCAGAGGCTGGTTCTACGCTGGGCACTGTGACCAGCTTGGCCATCAACGCGGATTCTCCCAAGGCAGAGGCCGCTGCCGACTTCATCAACTGGTGTGTCTCCGAGGAGGGCGCACAGGCCATTGCCAAGACCGGCACCTTCCCGGCCTGCGGCTCCGCTGCTACCGCCGAGATCATCAAGTCCACCGAGGGCTTCCCCGAGGACAGCAATTCTGTGGATGCACTGACCACCAGCAATGTCTATCTGGAAATGCCCTACACCCAGTACGCATCTGATATCGAGACCATTCTGAACGCCGAGCACGATGCTATTATGACCATGAGCGAGACCGTGGACGAGGGCATCCAGAACATGAACGATCAGGTTCCCGCAGTTCTCGGCTGA
- a CDS encoding sensor histidine kinase yields MKSSHRFPLRRQIVWGMRFFTFLTSLAVGAALFILSNQYVRANSLQAAEFNLRLVATSIETSLESADALLNWASIDSTVRRYISQENINGTQTIAAYEAMQEKYYSSTLYSHILRFFVTNENDRHLQFGPLNSSAALNRTSVKQFLTKGYGMQFATDPLLPGSPSCIAISQPVRCGKGTLHRGSTYLALDTAIITDPAAGYSLTDGSALYWEMGSRLWQIENGSLTEIENPLREVDYTLRTGSNNGVTEQTAWQGKVQLDGQKYYVVKVTLNGRSAALVQLLPANTFLLHYGVYLWLVALGTAIIWGLSFLMQHWLERVITRPVEALQKRIETVGSGNFAPDRTVEWNNELGDIGRGINQLAENVDSLMTRRVEDERRKQELEYRMLQNEVNPHFIYNTLNSIRWMATIQHAPGIAEMVTAFARLTKSISKGTQKLVPLQEELALLNDYFTIQQYRYGGDLEIEVSRIESETLCRDCMIPRFTLQPLVENAIFHGLEPKGGHGSVLLDISTDPDTGDVLLRITDDGVGMPPEQVAHLLDEPAEGAEKAEKFRHVGLWNVNRRIRYSFGEGYGLTIESEEDVGTEVTIRLPYQQKGDTHAADITGG; encoded by the coding sequence ATGAAGAGCAGCCACCGTTTCCCGCTGCGGCGGCAGATCGTGTGGGGAATGCGCTTTTTTACCTTTCTTACCTCTCTGGCCGTGGGCGCGGCGCTGTTCATTCTCTCCAACCAATATGTGCGTGCCAACTCCCTGCAGGCGGCAGAGTTCAACCTGCGGCTGGTGGCTACCTCCATCGAGACCAGTCTGGAAAGCGCCGATGCTCTTTTGAACTGGGCTTCCATTGACAGCACCGTGCGGCGGTACATCTCGCAGGAAAATATCAACGGCACCCAGACCATTGCCGCCTACGAAGCCATGCAGGAAAAATACTATTCCAGCACCCTGTACAGCCATATCCTCCGCTTTTTTGTTACCAATGAGAACGACCGGCATTTGCAGTTCGGCCCGCTGAACTCCTCGGCTGCGCTCAACCGCACCAGCGTAAAGCAGTTTCTCACCAAGGGGTACGGGATGCAGTTCGCCACCGACCCGCTGCTGCCCGGCAGTCCGAGCTGCATCGCCATCAGCCAGCCTGTCCGCTGCGGCAAGGGCACCTTGCACCGGGGCAGCACCTACCTTGCGCTGGATACCGCCATTATCACCGACCCGGCAGCAGGTTACAGCCTGACCGACGGCAGCGCGTTGTACTGGGAGATGGGCAGCCGCCTGTGGCAGATCGAAAACGGCAGCCTGACCGAGATTGAAAATCCGCTGCGGGAGGTGGACTACACCCTGCGCACCGGCAGCAATAACGGCGTGACAGAGCAGACCGCATGGCAGGGCAAGGTGCAGCTGGACGGCCAGAAGTATTATGTAGTCAAGGTAACACTGAACGGCCGCAGCGCGGCACTGGTACAGCTTTTGCCCGCAAATACCTTTTTGCTGCACTACGGCGTGTACCTGTGGCTGGTCGCCCTTGGCACTGCCATCATCTGGGGACTGAGCTTTTTGATGCAGCACTGGCTGGAGCGGGTCATCACCCGCCCGGTGGAGGCGCTGCAAAAGCGCATCGAAACCGTGGGCAGCGGCAACTTTGCCCCCGACCGCACGGTGGAGTGGAACAACGAGCTGGGCGACATCGGCCGGGGCATCAACCAGCTGGCTGAAAACGTGGACAGCCTGATGACCCGCCGGGTGGAGGACGAACGTCGCAAGCAGGAGCTGGAATACCGGATGCTGCAAAACGAGGTGAACCCGCACTTTATCTACAACACCCTCAACAGCATCCGCTGGATGGCTACCATCCAGCACGCGCCCGGCATTGCCGAGATGGTCACCGCCTTTGCACGGCTGACCAAAAGCATCTCCAAAGGCACCCAGAAGCTGGTGCCTTTGCAGGAGGAGCTGGCATTGCTCAACGATTACTTTACCATCCAGCAGTACCGCTACGGCGGCGACCTGGAGATTGAGGTCTCCCGCATTGAAAGCGAGACCCTTTGCCGGGACTGCATGATTCCCCGGTTCACCTTGCAGCCGCTGGTGGAAAACGCCATCTTCCACGGGCTGGAACCCAAGGGCGGCCACGGCAGCGTGCTGCTGGATATCTCCACCGACCCGGATACCGGGGACGTATTGCTGCGCATTACCGATGACGGCGTGGGCATGCCGCCGGAGCAGGTAGCTCACCTTCTGGACGAGCCCGCCGAGGGTGCCGAAAAGGCTGAAAAGTTCCGTCATGTCGGCCTGTGGAACGTGAACCGCCGCATCCGGTATTCCTTTGGCGAGGGTTACGGCCTGACCATTGAAAGTGAAGAGGACGTGGGCACCGAGGTCACCATCCGGCTGCCCTATCAACAGAAAGGAGACACCCATGCTGCGGATATTACTGGTGGATGA